One segment of Desmodus rotundus isolate HL8 chromosome 6, HLdesRot8A.1, whole genome shotgun sequence DNA contains the following:
- the LPIN3 gene encoding phosphatidate phosphatase LPIN3 isoform X1, translating to MNYVGQLAGTVFGTVKELYQGLNPATLSGCIDVLVVKQVDGSFRCSPFHVRFGKLGVLRSREKVVDIEINGEPVDLHMKLGDSGEAFFVQELESDEEQVPPRLCTSPIPWGGLSGFPSDSQLGTASEPEPIAPHVASMGRKKKLRRRKARRKEDTVADDSSSEDLEAGADSEPSLLEKPRLELPGSILSEGESASQPTDIHPYSDGEWPSQASLSSGGLMSPKSDSELEVKTPEPSPLRAESHMQWSWGRLPKVAKAEWPVSSMAPDGSTRAASPPPGEPSTPDPRPDTEVPAQVGPPLLAPEGEKPNTQRSRDAGLSPASKSWSWACLEGLAPTGQPERVSSRKGSVKRSQHLGPSDIYLDDLCSLDSENAALYFPQSDCGLGARRWSEPSSQKMLGDPNPEQEPEPTLDTVDAIALSLCGGLADSRDISLEKFNKHIVSYQDLAHNPGLLDDPNLVVKVNEKHYNWAVAAPMVLSLQAFQKNLPKGTVDKLEKEKMPRKGGRWWFSWRRRDFPAEEQNAQREKTTAREPRGAFGRGRAPESWAARREKTDVLSSEDDAPDSPVILEAPSLPPLPPAYTAAYKKSLRLSSDQIRQLNLQEGANEVVFSVTTQYQGTCRCRATIYLWRWDDKVVISDIDGTITKSDALGHILPQLGKDWTHQGITSLYHRIHLNGYKFLYCSARAIGMADLTKGYLQWVSERGCGLPKGPILLSPSSLFSALHREVIEKKPEVFKIACLSDIQQLFLPQGQPFYAAFGNRPNDVTAYRQVGLPESRIFTVNPRGELIREPMKNHKSTYERLGEVVELLFPPVARGPSTDLANPEYSNFCYWREPLTTVDLDALA from the exons ATGAATTACGTGGGCCAGCTCGCGGGGACCGTGTTTGGGACAGTGAAGGAGCTGTACCAGGGCCTGAACCCAGCCACGCTGAGTGGTTGCATCGATGTGCTGGTGGTGAAGCAGGTGGATGGCTCCTTCCGATGCTCGCCCTTCCACGTGCGTTTCGGCAAGCTGGGTGTCCTGCGGTCACGGGAGAAGGTG GTAGACATTGAGATCAATGGGGAGCCCGTGGACTTGCACATGAAGCTGGGGGATAGTGGAGAGGCCTTCTTTGTCCAGGAGCTGGAGAGTGATGAG GAGCAGGTGCCTCCCCGCCTGTGCACATCGCCCATACCCTGGGGGGGCCTGTCTGGCTTCCCCTCGGACTCGCAGCTGGGTACAGCCAGCGAGCCTGAGCCCATCGCCCCGCACGTGGCCTCcatggggaggaagaagaagcttCGGAGGAGGAAAGCGAGGCGGAAGGAGGACACGGTGGCAGACGATTCTAGTTCTGAGGACCTGGAGGCAGGCGCTGACAGTGAGCCGTCCCTGCTGGAAAAGCCGAGGCTGGAGCTCCCAGG CAGTATCCTGTCGGAGGGGGAGTCCGCATCGCAGCCCACAGACATCCACCCCTACTCCGACGGCGAGTGGCCCTCCCAGGCCAG CCTTTCGTCAGGTGGGCTGATGTCCCCTAAGAGCGACTCGGAGCTAGAGGTGAAGACCCCCGAGCCCAGCCCCCTGAGAGCTGAGTCCCACATGCAGTGGTCCTGGGGGAGACTGCCCAAG GTGGCCAAAGCTGAGTGGCCCGTGTCCTCGATGGCCCCTGATGGCAGCACCAGGGCAGCTTCACCTCCTCCAGGAGAGCCCAGCACCCCTGACCCTCGGCCTGACACAGAGGTGCCTGCTCAGGTGGGCCCCCCTCTCCTTGCCCCTGAGGGAGAAAAACCCAACACACAGAGGTCCAGGGATGCAGGCCTCTCTCCTGCCTCAAAATCATGGAGCTGGGCCTGTCTGGAGGGCCTGGCTCCCACCGGGCAGCCAGAACGGGTCTCCAGCAGGAAGG GCTCCGTGAAGAGAAGCCAGCACCTGGGCCCCAGTGACATCTACCTGGATGACTTATGCTCCCTGGATTCTGAGAACGCAGCCCTTTACTTCCCTCAGAG TGACTgtgggctgggagccaggaggTGGAGTGAACCCAGTAGCCAGAAGATGCTGGGGGACCCCAACCCCGAACAGGAGCCAGAACCCACCCTGGACACAGTGGACGCGATAGCACTGTCCCTCTGTGGTGGACTGGCTGACAGCCGGGACATTTCCCTAG aGAAGTTCAACAAGCACATAGTCTCCTACCAGGACCTCGCTCACAACCCTGGCCTCCTGGACGACCCTAACCTGGTGGTGAAAGTCAATGAGAA GCACTACAACTGGGCTGTAGCTGCTCCCATGGTCCTCTCCCTGCAAGCCTTCCAGaagaacttgcccaag GGCACCGTGGACAAGCTGGAGAAGGAGAAGATGCCCAGGAAGGGTGGGCGGTGGTGGTTTTCCTGGCGACGCAGGGACTTCCCCGCCGAGGAG CAAAATGCCCAGAGGGAGAAGACCACGGCCAGGGAGCCAAGGGG GGCCTTTGGCAGGGGGAGGGCTCCTGAGAGCTGGGCCGCCCGCAGGGAGAAGACGGATGTCTTGAGCAGCGAGGACGATGCCCCAGACAGCCCTGTGATCCTCGaggctccctccctgccacccttgCCTCCGGCCTACACTGCTGCCTATAAGAAGTCCCTCCGCCTCTCCTCCGACCAGATT CGGCAGCTGAACCTGCAAGAAGGTGCCAACGAGGTGGTCTTCAGCGTGACAACCCAGTACCAGGGCACCTGCCGCTGCAGGGCTACCATCTACTTGTGGAGGTGGGACGACAAGGTGGTCATCTCAGACATCGATGGCACCATCACCAA GTCCGATGCTCTGGGCCACAtcctgccccagctggggaaAGACTGGACACACCAGGGCATCACAAGCCTCTACCACAGAATCCACCT aaatgGATACAAGTTCCTGTACTGCTCGGCGCGGGCCATTGGCATGGCTGACCTCACCAAGGGGTACCTGCAGTGGGTGAGCGAGCGGGGCTGCGGCCTTCCCAAGGGCCCCATCCTGCTGTCTCCCAGCAGCCTCTTCTCCGCCCTGCACAG GGAGGTGATTGAGAAGAAGCCAGAGGTGTTCAAGATTGCCTGCCTGAGCGACATCCAGCAGCTGTTCCTGCCCCAGGGACAGCCCTTCTATGCTGCCTTTGGGAACAGGCCCAAT GATGTCACCGCCTATCGTCAGGTGGGCCTCCCAGAATCTCGAATCTTCACAGTCAACCCCCGGGGAGAGCTCATCCGGGAGCCCATGAAGAACCACAAATCCAC GTATGAGCGGCTCGGTGAGGTGGTCGAGCTCCTCTTCCCGCCCGTGGCCCGAGGCCCCAGCACAGATCTGGCCAACCCTGAATACAGCAACTTCTGCTACTGGCGGGAGCCACTGACCACTGTGGACCTTGATGCCCTGGCCtga
- the LPIN3 gene encoding phosphatidate phosphatase LPIN3 isoform X7 has protein sequence MNYVGQLAGTVFGTVKELYQGLNPATLSGCIDVLVVKQVDGSFRCSPFHVRFGKLGVLRSREKVVDIEINGEPVDLHMKLGDSGEAFFVQELESDEEQVPPRLCTSPIPWGGLSGFPSDSQLGTASEPEPIAPHVASMGRKKKLRRRKARRKEDTVADDSSSEDLEAGADSEPSLLEKPRLELPGSILSEGESASQPTDIHPYSDGEWPSQASLSSGGLMSPKSDSELEVKTPEPSPLRAESHMQWSWGRLPKVAKAEWPVSSMAPDGSTRAASPPPGEPSTPDPRPDTEVPAQVGPPLLAPEGEKPNTQRSRDAGLSPASKSWSWACLEGLAPTGQPERVSSRKGSVKRSQHLGPSDIYLDDLCSLDSENAALYFPQSDCGLGARRWSEPSSQKMLGDPNPEQEPEPTLDTVDAIALSLCGGLADSRDISLEKFNKHIVSYQDLAHNPGLLDDPNLVVKVNEKHYNWAVAAPMVLSLQAFQKNLPKQNAQREKTTAREPRGAFGRGRAPESWAARREKTDVLSSEDDAPDSPVILEAPSLPPLPPAYTAAYKKSLRLSSDQIRQLNLQEGANEVVFSVTTQYQGTCRCRATIYLWRWDDKVVISDIDGTITKSDALGHILPQLGKDWTHQGITSLYHRIHLNGYKFLYCSARAIGMADLTKGYLQWVSERGCGLPKGPILLSPSSLFSALHREVIEKKPEVFKIACLSDIQQLFLPQGQPFYAAFGNRPNDVTAYRQVGLPESRIFTVNPRGELIREPMKNHKSTYERLGEVVELLFPPVARGPSTDLANPEYSNFCYWREPLTTVDLDALA, from the exons ATGAATTACGTGGGCCAGCTCGCGGGGACCGTGTTTGGGACAGTGAAGGAGCTGTACCAGGGCCTGAACCCAGCCACGCTGAGTGGTTGCATCGATGTGCTGGTGGTGAAGCAGGTGGATGGCTCCTTCCGATGCTCGCCCTTCCACGTGCGTTTCGGCAAGCTGGGTGTCCTGCGGTCACGGGAGAAGGTG GTAGACATTGAGATCAATGGGGAGCCCGTGGACTTGCACATGAAGCTGGGGGATAGTGGAGAGGCCTTCTTTGTCCAGGAGCTGGAGAGTGATGAG GAGCAGGTGCCTCCCCGCCTGTGCACATCGCCCATACCCTGGGGGGGCCTGTCTGGCTTCCCCTCGGACTCGCAGCTGGGTACAGCCAGCGAGCCTGAGCCCATCGCCCCGCACGTGGCCTCcatggggaggaagaagaagcttCGGAGGAGGAAAGCGAGGCGGAAGGAGGACACGGTGGCAGACGATTCTAGTTCTGAGGACCTGGAGGCAGGCGCTGACAGTGAGCCGTCCCTGCTGGAAAAGCCGAGGCTGGAGCTCCCAGG CAGTATCCTGTCGGAGGGGGAGTCCGCATCGCAGCCCACAGACATCCACCCCTACTCCGACGGCGAGTGGCCCTCCCAGGCCAG CCTTTCGTCAGGTGGGCTGATGTCCCCTAAGAGCGACTCGGAGCTAGAGGTGAAGACCCCCGAGCCCAGCCCCCTGAGAGCTGAGTCCCACATGCAGTGGTCCTGGGGGAGACTGCCCAAG GTGGCCAAAGCTGAGTGGCCCGTGTCCTCGATGGCCCCTGATGGCAGCACCAGGGCAGCTTCACCTCCTCCAGGAGAGCCCAGCACCCCTGACCCTCGGCCTGACACAGAGGTGCCTGCTCAGGTGGGCCCCCCTCTCCTTGCCCCTGAGGGAGAAAAACCCAACACACAGAGGTCCAGGGATGCAGGCCTCTCTCCTGCCTCAAAATCATGGAGCTGGGCCTGTCTGGAGGGCCTGGCTCCCACCGGGCAGCCAGAACGGGTCTCCAGCAGGAAGG GCTCCGTGAAGAGAAGCCAGCACCTGGGCCCCAGTGACATCTACCTGGATGACTTATGCTCCCTGGATTCTGAGAACGCAGCCCTTTACTTCCCTCAGAG TGACTgtgggctgggagccaggaggTGGAGTGAACCCAGTAGCCAGAAGATGCTGGGGGACCCCAACCCCGAACAGGAGCCAGAACCCACCCTGGACACAGTGGACGCGATAGCACTGTCCCTCTGTGGTGGACTGGCTGACAGCCGGGACATTTCCCTAG aGAAGTTCAACAAGCACATAGTCTCCTACCAGGACCTCGCTCACAACCCTGGCCTCCTGGACGACCCTAACCTGGTGGTGAAAGTCAATGAGAA GCACTACAACTGGGCTGTAGCTGCTCCCATGGTCCTCTCCCTGCAAGCCTTCCAGaagaacttgcccaag CAAAATGCCCAGAGGGAGAAGACCACGGCCAGGGAGCCAAGGGG GGCCTTTGGCAGGGGGAGGGCTCCTGAGAGCTGGGCCGCCCGCAGGGAGAAGACGGATGTCTTGAGCAGCGAGGACGATGCCCCAGACAGCCCTGTGATCCTCGaggctccctccctgccacccttgCCTCCGGCCTACACTGCTGCCTATAAGAAGTCCCTCCGCCTCTCCTCCGACCAGATT CGGCAGCTGAACCTGCAAGAAGGTGCCAACGAGGTGGTCTTCAGCGTGACAACCCAGTACCAGGGCACCTGCCGCTGCAGGGCTACCATCTACTTGTGGAGGTGGGACGACAAGGTGGTCATCTCAGACATCGATGGCACCATCACCAA GTCCGATGCTCTGGGCCACAtcctgccccagctggggaaAGACTGGACACACCAGGGCATCACAAGCCTCTACCACAGAATCCACCT aaatgGATACAAGTTCCTGTACTGCTCGGCGCGGGCCATTGGCATGGCTGACCTCACCAAGGGGTACCTGCAGTGGGTGAGCGAGCGGGGCTGCGGCCTTCCCAAGGGCCCCATCCTGCTGTCTCCCAGCAGCCTCTTCTCCGCCCTGCACAG GGAGGTGATTGAGAAGAAGCCAGAGGTGTTCAAGATTGCCTGCCTGAGCGACATCCAGCAGCTGTTCCTGCCCCAGGGACAGCCCTTCTATGCTGCCTTTGGGAACAGGCCCAAT GATGTCACCGCCTATCGTCAGGTGGGCCTCCCAGAATCTCGAATCTTCACAGTCAACCCCCGGGGAGAGCTCATCCGGGAGCCCATGAAGAACCACAAATCCAC GTATGAGCGGCTCGGTGAGGTGGTCGAGCTCCTCTTCCCGCCCGTGGCCCGAGGCCCCAGCACAGATCTGGCCAACCCTGAATACAGCAACTTCTGCTACTGGCGGGAGCCACTGACCACTGTGGACCTTGATGCCCTGGCCtga
- the LPIN3 gene encoding phosphatidate phosphatase LPIN3 isoform X8: MNYVGQLAGTVFGTVKELYQGLNPATLSGCIDVLVVKQVDGSFRCSPFHVRFGKLGVLRSREKVVDIEINGEPVDLHMKLGDSGEAFFVQELESDEEQVPPRLCTSPIPWGGLSGFPSDSQLGTASEPEPIAPHVASMGRKKKLRRRKARRKEDTVADDSSSEDLEAGADSEPSLLEKPRLELPGSILSEGESASQPTDIHPYSDGEWPSQASLSSGGLMSPKSDSELEVKTPEPSPLRAESHMQWSWGRLPKVAKAEWPVSSMAPDGSTRAASPPPGEPSTPDPRPDTEVPAQVGPPLLAPEGEKPNTQRSRDAGLSPASKSWSWACLEGLAPTGQPERVSSRKGSVKRSQHLGPSDIYLDDLCSLDSENAALYFPQSDCGLGARRWSEPSSQKMLGDPNPEQEPEPTLDTVDAIALSLCGGLADSRDISLEKFNKHIVSYQDLAHNPGLLDDPNLVVKVNEKHYNWAVAAPMVLSLQAFQKNLPKQNAQREKTTAREPRGEKTDVLSSEDDAPDSPVILEAPSLPPLPPAYTAAYKKSLRLSSDQIRQLNLQEGANEVVFSVTTQYQGTCRCRATIYLWRWDDKVVISDIDGTITKSDALGHILPQLGKDWTHQGITSLYHRIHLNGYKFLYCSARAIGMADLTKGYLQWVSERGCGLPKGPILLSPSSLFSALHREVIEKKPEVFKIACLSDIQQLFLPQGQPFYAAFGNRPNDVTAYRQVGLPESRIFTVNPRGELIREPMKNHKSTYERLGEVVELLFPPVARGPSTDLANPEYSNFCYWREPLTTVDLDALA, translated from the exons ATGAATTACGTGGGCCAGCTCGCGGGGACCGTGTTTGGGACAGTGAAGGAGCTGTACCAGGGCCTGAACCCAGCCACGCTGAGTGGTTGCATCGATGTGCTGGTGGTGAAGCAGGTGGATGGCTCCTTCCGATGCTCGCCCTTCCACGTGCGTTTCGGCAAGCTGGGTGTCCTGCGGTCACGGGAGAAGGTG GTAGACATTGAGATCAATGGGGAGCCCGTGGACTTGCACATGAAGCTGGGGGATAGTGGAGAGGCCTTCTTTGTCCAGGAGCTGGAGAGTGATGAG GAGCAGGTGCCTCCCCGCCTGTGCACATCGCCCATACCCTGGGGGGGCCTGTCTGGCTTCCCCTCGGACTCGCAGCTGGGTACAGCCAGCGAGCCTGAGCCCATCGCCCCGCACGTGGCCTCcatggggaggaagaagaagcttCGGAGGAGGAAAGCGAGGCGGAAGGAGGACACGGTGGCAGACGATTCTAGTTCTGAGGACCTGGAGGCAGGCGCTGACAGTGAGCCGTCCCTGCTGGAAAAGCCGAGGCTGGAGCTCCCAGG CAGTATCCTGTCGGAGGGGGAGTCCGCATCGCAGCCCACAGACATCCACCCCTACTCCGACGGCGAGTGGCCCTCCCAGGCCAG CCTTTCGTCAGGTGGGCTGATGTCCCCTAAGAGCGACTCGGAGCTAGAGGTGAAGACCCCCGAGCCCAGCCCCCTGAGAGCTGAGTCCCACATGCAGTGGTCCTGGGGGAGACTGCCCAAG GTGGCCAAAGCTGAGTGGCCCGTGTCCTCGATGGCCCCTGATGGCAGCACCAGGGCAGCTTCACCTCCTCCAGGAGAGCCCAGCACCCCTGACCCTCGGCCTGACACAGAGGTGCCTGCTCAGGTGGGCCCCCCTCTCCTTGCCCCTGAGGGAGAAAAACCCAACACACAGAGGTCCAGGGATGCAGGCCTCTCTCCTGCCTCAAAATCATGGAGCTGGGCCTGTCTGGAGGGCCTGGCTCCCACCGGGCAGCCAGAACGGGTCTCCAGCAGGAAGG GCTCCGTGAAGAGAAGCCAGCACCTGGGCCCCAGTGACATCTACCTGGATGACTTATGCTCCCTGGATTCTGAGAACGCAGCCCTTTACTTCCCTCAGAG TGACTgtgggctgggagccaggaggTGGAGTGAACCCAGTAGCCAGAAGATGCTGGGGGACCCCAACCCCGAACAGGAGCCAGAACCCACCCTGGACACAGTGGACGCGATAGCACTGTCCCTCTGTGGTGGACTGGCTGACAGCCGGGACATTTCCCTAG aGAAGTTCAACAAGCACATAGTCTCCTACCAGGACCTCGCTCACAACCCTGGCCTCCTGGACGACCCTAACCTGGTGGTGAAAGTCAATGAGAA GCACTACAACTGGGCTGTAGCTGCTCCCATGGTCCTCTCCCTGCAAGCCTTCCAGaagaacttgcccaag CAAAATGCCCAGAGGGAGAAGACCACGGCCAGGGAGCCAAGGGG GGAGAAGACGGATGTCTTGAGCAGCGAGGACGATGCCCCAGACAGCCCTGTGATCCTCGaggctccctccctgccacccttgCCTCCGGCCTACACTGCTGCCTATAAGAAGTCCCTCCGCCTCTCCTCCGACCAGATT CGGCAGCTGAACCTGCAAGAAGGTGCCAACGAGGTGGTCTTCAGCGTGACAACCCAGTACCAGGGCACCTGCCGCTGCAGGGCTACCATCTACTTGTGGAGGTGGGACGACAAGGTGGTCATCTCAGACATCGATGGCACCATCACCAA GTCCGATGCTCTGGGCCACAtcctgccccagctggggaaAGACTGGACACACCAGGGCATCACAAGCCTCTACCACAGAATCCACCT aaatgGATACAAGTTCCTGTACTGCTCGGCGCGGGCCATTGGCATGGCTGACCTCACCAAGGGGTACCTGCAGTGGGTGAGCGAGCGGGGCTGCGGCCTTCCCAAGGGCCCCATCCTGCTGTCTCCCAGCAGCCTCTTCTCCGCCCTGCACAG GGAGGTGATTGAGAAGAAGCCAGAGGTGTTCAAGATTGCCTGCCTGAGCGACATCCAGCAGCTGTTCCTGCCCCAGGGACAGCCCTTCTATGCTGCCTTTGGGAACAGGCCCAAT GATGTCACCGCCTATCGTCAGGTGGGCCTCCCAGAATCTCGAATCTTCACAGTCAACCCCCGGGGAGAGCTCATCCGGGAGCCCATGAAGAACCACAAATCCAC GTATGAGCGGCTCGGTGAGGTGGTCGAGCTCCTCTTCCCGCCCGTGGCCCGAGGCCCCAGCACAGATCTGGCCAACCCTGAATACAGCAACTTCTGCTACTGGCGGGAGCCACTGACCACTGTGGACCTTGATGCCCTGGCCtga
- the LPIN3 gene encoding phosphatidate phosphatase LPIN3 isoform X3: protein MNYVGQLAGTVFGTVKELYQGLNPATLSGCIDVLVVKQVDGSFRCSPFHVRFGKLGVLRSREKVVDIEINGEPVDLHMKLGDSGEAFFVQELESDEEQVPPRLCTSPIPWGGLSGFPSDSQLGTASEPEPIAPHVASMGRKKKLRRRKARRKEDTVADDSSSEDLEAGADSEPSLLEKPRLELPGSILSEGESASQPTDIHPYSDGEWPSQASLSSGGLMSPKSDSELEVKTPEPSPLRAESHMQWSWGRLPKVAKAEWPVSSMAPDGSTRAASPPPGEPSTPDPRPDTEVPAQVGPPLLAPEGEKPNTQRSRDAGLSPASKSWSWACLEGLAPTGQPERVSSRKGSVKRSQHLGPSDIYLDDLCSLDSENAALYFPQSDCGLGARRWSEPSSQKMLGDPNPEQEPEPTLDTVDAIALSLCGGLADSRDISLEKFNKHIVSYQDLAHNPGLLDDPNLVVKVNEKHYNWAVAAPMVLSLQAFQKNLPKGTVDKLEKEKMPRKGGRWWFSWRRRDFPAEEQNAQREKTTAREPRGEKTDVLSSEDDAPDSPVILEAPSLPPLPPAYTAAYKKSLRLSSDQIRQLNLQEGANEVVFSVTTQYQGTCRCRATIYLWRWDDKVVISDIDGTITKSDALGHILPQLGKDWTHQGITSLYHRIHLNGYKFLYCSARAIGMADLTKGYLQWVSERGCGLPKGPILLSPSSLFSALHREVIEKKPEVFKIACLSDIQQLFLPQGQPFYAAFGNRPNDVTAYRQVGLPESRIFTVNPRGELIREPMKNHKSTYERLGEVVELLFPPVARGPSTDLANPEYSNFCYWREPLTTVDLDALA, encoded by the exons ATGAATTACGTGGGCCAGCTCGCGGGGACCGTGTTTGGGACAGTGAAGGAGCTGTACCAGGGCCTGAACCCAGCCACGCTGAGTGGTTGCATCGATGTGCTGGTGGTGAAGCAGGTGGATGGCTCCTTCCGATGCTCGCCCTTCCACGTGCGTTTCGGCAAGCTGGGTGTCCTGCGGTCACGGGAGAAGGTG GTAGACATTGAGATCAATGGGGAGCCCGTGGACTTGCACATGAAGCTGGGGGATAGTGGAGAGGCCTTCTTTGTCCAGGAGCTGGAGAGTGATGAG GAGCAGGTGCCTCCCCGCCTGTGCACATCGCCCATACCCTGGGGGGGCCTGTCTGGCTTCCCCTCGGACTCGCAGCTGGGTACAGCCAGCGAGCCTGAGCCCATCGCCCCGCACGTGGCCTCcatggggaggaagaagaagcttCGGAGGAGGAAAGCGAGGCGGAAGGAGGACACGGTGGCAGACGATTCTAGTTCTGAGGACCTGGAGGCAGGCGCTGACAGTGAGCCGTCCCTGCTGGAAAAGCCGAGGCTGGAGCTCCCAGG CAGTATCCTGTCGGAGGGGGAGTCCGCATCGCAGCCCACAGACATCCACCCCTACTCCGACGGCGAGTGGCCCTCCCAGGCCAG CCTTTCGTCAGGTGGGCTGATGTCCCCTAAGAGCGACTCGGAGCTAGAGGTGAAGACCCCCGAGCCCAGCCCCCTGAGAGCTGAGTCCCACATGCAGTGGTCCTGGGGGAGACTGCCCAAG GTGGCCAAAGCTGAGTGGCCCGTGTCCTCGATGGCCCCTGATGGCAGCACCAGGGCAGCTTCACCTCCTCCAGGAGAGCCCAGCACCCCTGACCCTCGGCCTGACACAGAGGTGCCTGCTCAGGTGGGCCCCCCTCTCCTTGCCCCTGAGGGAGAAAAACCCAACACACAGAGGTCCAGGGATGCAGGCCTCTCTCCTGCCTCAAAATCATGGAGCTGGGCCTGTCTGGAGGGCCTGGCTCCCACCGGGCAGCCAGAACGGGTCTCCAGCAGGAAGG GCTCCGTGAAGAGAAGCCAGCACCTGGGCCCCAGTGACATCTACCTGGATGACTTATGCTCCCTGGATTCTGAGAACGCAGCCCTTTACTTCCCTCAGAG TGACTgtgggctgggagccaggaggTGGAGTGAACCCAGTAGCCAGAAGATGCTGGGGGACCCCAACCCCGAACAGGAGCCAGAACCCACCCTGGACACAGTGGACGCGATAGCACTGTCCCTCTGTGGTGGACTGGCTGACAGCCGGGACATTTCCCTAG aGAAGTTCAACAAGCACATAGTCTCCTACCAGGACCTCGCTCACAACCCTGGCCTCCTGGACGACCCTAACCTGGTGGTGAAAGTCAATGAGAA GCACTACAACTGGGCTGTAGCTGCTCCCATGGTCCTCTCCCTGCAAGCCTTCCAGaagaacttgcccaag GGCACCGTGGACAAGCTGGAGAAGGAGAAGATGCCCAGGAAGGGTGGGCGGTGGTGGTTTTCCTGGCGACGCAGGGACTTCCCCGCCGAGGAG CAAAATGCCCAGAGGGAGAAGACCACGGCCAGGGAGCCAAGGGG GGAGAAGACGGATGTCTTGAGCAGCGAGGACGATGCCCCAGACAGCCCTGTGATCCTCGaggctccctccctgccacccttgCCTCCGGCCTACACTGCTGCCTATAAGAAGTCCCTCCGCCTCTCCTCCGACCAGATT CGGCAGCTGAACCTGCAAGAAGGTGCCAACGAGGTGGTCTTCAGCGTGACAACCCAGTACCAGGGCACCTGCCGCTGCAGGGCTACCATCTACTTGTGGAGGTGGGACGACAAGGTGGTCATCTCAGACATCGATGGCACCATCACCAA GTCCGATGCTCTGGGCCACAtcctgccccagctggggaaAGACTGGACACACCAGGGCATCACAAGCCTCTACCACAGAATCCACCT aaatgGATACAAGTTCCTGTACTGCTCGGCGCGGGCCATTGGCATGGCTGACCTCACCAAGGGGTACCTGCAGTGGGTGAGCGAGCGGGGCTGCGGCCTTCCCAAGGGCCCCATCCTGCTGTCTCCCAGCAGCCTCTTCTCCGCCCTGCACAG GGAGGTGATTGAGAAGAAGCCAGAGGTGTTCAAGATTGCCTGCCTGAGCGACATCCAGCAGCTGTTCCTGCCCCAGGGACAGCCCTTCTATGCTGCCTTTGGGAACAGGCCCAAT GATGTCACCGCCTATCGTCAGGTGGGCCTCCCAGAATCTCGAATCTTCACAGTCAACCCCCGGGGAGAGCTCATCCGGGAGCCCATGAAGAACCACAAATCCAC GTATGAGCGGCTCGGTGAGGTGGTCGAGCTCCTCTTCCCGCCCGTGGCCCGAGGCCCCAGCACAGATCTGGCCAACCCTGAATACAGCAACTTCTGCTACTGGCGGGAGCCACTGACCACTGTGGACCTTGATGCCCTGGCCtga